The Sphingosinicellaceae bacterium genome includes the window CGGTGCTGCCGCTGACCGCAGCGTCGCGCGACTTCTTCGTCGACCCGCCCGAGGGCTTTGCCCGGCCGTTGCTGAGGCCGCGCCCGGGCCTCCATCTTGCGCCACCGGGCGATGAGACCGGACTCGCGGCGCAAGCGGCAGAGCTGGTCGCAGTGGGCATCGTGCCCGAGCTGCTCGACCCGGCGGCGCTGGCGGCGCGCTTCCCGATGCTGCGGCCCGAATGGGCGCGTGCGGGCATGCTCGAGGCCGACTGCTGGGACATCGATGTCGCCTCGCTGCATGCCGGCTTCCTCTCGGGGGCACGGCGGGCAGGCACCCGGCTGGTGACCAGCGCACGGGTCGAGGGCCTGCGCCGTGACGGTGGCGGTTGGCACGTCACGACCACCGCGGGTGACTTCGAGGCCGACGTGGTCGTCGACGCGGCGGGCGCCTGGGCGGACGGGCTCGCCGAACTGGCCGGAGCCGCTCCGCTCGGCCTTATCCCACTCCGCCGCACGATCGTCGTGCTCGCCGTCGACCCGGTTCCCGACCCAGAGCTGCCGGTGACCTTCGACGGTGCGGGCAGCTTCTATTTCAAGCCCGATGCGGGCCGCATGTGGGTCAGCCCGCACGACGAAACCCCCGACGTGGCCCGCGATGCGGCCGCCGAAGAGCTCGACATCGCCGTCGCCGTCGACCGCTTCCAGTCCGCCACCCGCTACCGCGTCGAGCGGGTCGAACGCCACTGGGCGGGCCTGCGCACCTTCGCTCCCGACCGCGCGCCGGTATTCGGCTTCGACGCCCACGTGCCGGGCCTGTTCTGGTGCGCCGGGCAGGGCGGCATCGGCATCCAGACCGCCCCCGCCGCGGGTCGGCTGTGCGCCGACCTGCTGCTCGGGCGGGAGCCCGAGGTCGACCCCGTGCCGTTCTTGCCCGAACGCTTCAAAGCCTGAGGAACGCCGCATGAACCTCCCTATCGTCGCCGCCCCGACCATCGCCATCGCCGGCAGCACCGAGCGCTTCCCGGTCCGGCGGATCTTCTGCGTCGGCCAAAACTACGCCGACCACACCCGCGAGATGGGGGGCGATCCCGACCGGCAGCAGCCGTTCTTCTTCAGTAAGCCTGCCGATGCCGTCGTCGCCAGTGGCA containing:
- a CDS encoding FAD-binding oxidoreductase, with the protein product MKVVPKVVIVGAGMAGASLAYFLGQDADVVLLEAEDTPGYHTTGRSAAFWVPSYGGPTVLPLTAASRDFFVDPPEGFARPLLRPRPGLHLAPPGDETGLAAQAAELVAVGIVPELLDPAALAARFPMLRPEWARAGMLEADCWDIDVASLHAGFLSGARRAGTRLVTSARVEGLRRDGGGWHVTTTAGDFEADVVVDAAGAWADGLAELAGAAPLGLIPLRRTIVVLAVDPVPDPELPVTFDGAGSFYFKPDAGRMWVSPHDETPDVARDAAAEELDIAVAVDRFQSATRYRVERVERHWAGLRTFAPDRAPVFGFDAHVPGLFWCAGQGGIGIQTAPAAGRLCADLLLGREPEVDPVPFLPERFKA